AATATACTTTATTGAGGCCCATGAAACATACGGCCCCCTCGTAAAACAGCTAATGGAAATAATCTCAAAAGGCACAGCTTCTGCCTACACTTCTGTAATCACTTTAGCAGAAGTTTTACCTGTCCCGTTACGTCCAGCCCTTGCAACAGCCCTCCACGGCAAATTTGTTCTGTCTTTTTTTAGGCAGGCACGGTGGCCTGCCCTACGGCCACATGCGTCGTAGAGTCGGCCACCGTGCCGACTCTATGTCCGTTAACAGGGCCGCGGGTGGAGGAACAGTTGTAGAAGGGTGGATAAGCGCCAGACCCATTCCTTGCCGTAGGGCTTATCGTAGGGCGGATAAGCGAGAGCGCATCCGCCACTTGTTACCAACAATTGCAAAATCAAACTGCAAAATCGAGCTTGAATAAGATATAAATGCCTGATAAAAAATTGACATAATACAAATACAAATTTAACATCCACCGGATAAAAATGACCTCAAAAACCAAAAATGCAGCCAACGAAACAGACAACAGCTTGGTAGAAGCCGTCGAGCGCTGCCTAAACCACTATATATCCAATTCCGATAATGCGCAGAACTGCATTTTGGCGGTATATCTCTTTGGCTCGGCATTACAGCCGGAAAAGTTCAAGCCCAATTCCGATATCGACCTGGCCTTTTTTCTGGAACATTCACTTTACAAACAAGATCCCGTTATAAACTCCGCACCGGCTTATATGGCGGCAGCAGATTTAGGCACCCTGATGGGTCGACAAACCGATGTTATAATTCTGAATTCCGCTTCCATAGAAACCGCCTACCAAGCTGTATCAACAGGTATTCTCCTCTATGAAGGAGATCCTGAAAGCCGGCTTGAATATGAAGCCGCCTTAAGGGGATTATATTTTGATTTCCGGCCGTTTTTGGAAGAATTACGCGCAAAAACTATGTCCTGCACCGCGCAATAGAGAATCTACGACATGAAAACCATTGAAAAAAAGATAGACACCGCTGAACAGCGAATCTCAAAACTCAAAGACCTGTCACGAAAGATTAGCTCTTTTGAAGAATATGCAACATCCCGGGATTATAAGGATATTGCGGAAAGAAATATCCAGGTAGCCATTGAGGCCTGTATGGATATCGGAAAAATCATTATAGCAAATCAGGGCCTTTCAGAACCTTCCGACAACAAGAGTATTTTTTCTGTGGTTGCAGAAGCCGGCATTATTACCAAAGAGAGTCTAAGCTTTTTGATGCCCATGGCAGGTACTAGAAACATCCTTGTTCACGGGTATGATCGAATAGACGATGCACTTATTTATGGCATAATAAAAAAACACCTTAACAATTTCGAAGACTTTTTAAATCAAATCAGGGCGTACGCCCGCAACTCTACATAAATCTTTCCGCGCTCCCGCATTTAAAGAGGTTTTGGTTATGGCAAGCCTGACCCTGCGCAATATCGATGAGTCCTTAAAAGCCAGCCTGCTGTCATCAGCGCTGCTGAAAACGGCAGATCCATGGAAGAAGAAGCCAGGCAGATTCTCAAACATTTTCTCCTCCGAAAAAAAAGTGA
The DNA window shown above is from Desulfobacterales bacterium and carries:
- a CDS encoding DUF86 domain-containing protein is translated as MKTIEKKIDTAEQRISKLKDLSRKISSFEEYATSRDYKDIAERNIQVAIEACMDIGKIIIANQGLSEPSDNKSIFSVVAEAGIITKESLSFLMPMAGTRNILVHGYDRIDDALIYGIIKKHLNNFEDFLNQIRAYARNST
- a CDS encoding nucleotidyltransferase domain-containing protein gives rise to the protein MTSKTKNAANETDNSLVEAVERCLNHYISNSDNAQNCILAVYLFGSALQPEKFKPNSDIDLAFFLEHSLYKQDPVINSAPAYMAAADLGTLMGRQTDVIILNSASIETAYQAVSTGILLYEGDPESRLEYEAALRGLYFDFRPFLEELRAKTMSCTAQ